Part of the Henckelia pumila isolate YLH828 chromosome 2, ASM3356847v2, whole genome shotgun sequence genome is shown below.
aaactcatatatatatatatatatatatatatatatatatacctccGGCCTCCGAGTATAAAAATGCTCACGTGTTTTTTATTTCCAAAATCGACAATAAGACATTCAGAAGCCAAAGAGTGCCTGCTATCCACATTCTCTCTCTATTATATCTGCCGCTTTCGCTCTCCGATCAATTTAGGGTTTTCCGATTCCTCAACCAGTTGTCTCAGACATGAATTCTGATTCGATCCGCAACGCTTCTATTCCTCCGGTTTCCTCAAACCCCACATGTTTCGCCAAGAAAAAAAGGGTATGCTTTTTTTAGTTCTTGAATTGCAATATCGGATTAAAGATTTTATTGATTGGCAATGGTTTGGTTGCTGGCGGTGtcatttcaatttcttcttGCCTTTCTACCTAAAGGTTTtctcttgaaaaaaaaaaaacatatgtaTTTATTTGTGAAGGCTGTGGTTTTCTGTGTTGATTTCTCTGCGGTTATGCGAttgtttgttattattttaatcatttcTGGTGAAGTCTTATTTCCTTGGTCAGTTTCCTGCTtcgttttttaattaattttcagttttttttgttgtgtagagtttttttttattttattttaatatctgACTTTTTTCTATGTAATATAGGCAAATCGATCAGCGAAGCTGAAGCAGAACAAGCTTGATGCTCGGCGGGAGCAGTGGCTTTCTCAAGGTttgagatatatatatgtatatatatgcgtTTAATTACTCTGGAAACTATATTTATTCATCCGTGTTTCTCAAGGTTAATTggatcttttattattttttaggtttttattcaATGTTTGTACTGCAATGCATATGCTTCAGGAGGTCTAAACTTTATTTACTTTAGGTTCTtgataattttcatttttttttgtgcACTCCAAAGTCTAATAAAATGTTTCTTAAGTTTTATTTGGTCTTTTTGTTTTTATCATTTCAGTCAAAAATAAGGATGAATGTAAGAATGATGAGAATAGTGTATTGAGTACAAGTCAAGGGCATCCAGTGCATTTGGAGAAGGAAAGGGGCCAATTCAGAGAGAACCTGGAGATAAAGATGAGGGATATCGAGGTGAATTATGGTGACGGATCGTGCATGAATCAGTTTAGTGACTCTGAATTCTCTCCGTCAAACAGCCCCACCAGTCACAACAGTGGTATGTTGGGAAGTAATCATGCTGGGATCAATTTTGCAGAAAGTAGCAGCATCAGCAGCAGTCGAAGCAGTAGCATTAGTAGCAACGGATGCTTCTGGGGAATTATGAGTGAGGAAGATGACGAGGATAGAGGTGATGATGGCTGCTTGGACGATTGGGAAGCTGTGGCTGATGCATTGGCCGCCACTAATAAGACACAAGAGCATAGCCCTAACTCAGCTTTGGTTCCTCCACTTTTGAGTAAGCATGGAAATACTGCACAATCCAG
Proteins encoded:
- the LOC140884567 gene encoding uncharacterized protein isoform X2, which codes for MLGGSSGFLKVFIQCLYCNAYASGVKNKDECKNDENSVLSTSQGHPVHLEKERGQFRENLEIKMRDIEVNYGDGSCMNQFSDSEFSPSNSPTSHNSGMLGSNHAGINFAESSSISSSRSSSISSNGCFWGIMSEEDDEDRGDDGCLDDWEAVADALAATNKTQEHSPNSALVPPLLSKHGNTAQSSSNSEIATQEIDVSNANLERRGTGQTPQMNCRAWRADDVSRPRCLPHLSKQYSFPLKSERQFDCRRSVWDCKDVQQVPTSCPICYEDLDCTDSSFLPCQCGFRLCLFCHKRILEEDARCPGCRKHYDHKHVKGERAFDGGSLSYQLERSYSMITRS
- the LOC140884567 gene encoding uncharacterized protein isoform X1, yielding MNSDSIRNASIPPVSSNPTCFAKKKRANRSAKLKQNKLDARREQWLSQVKNKDECKNDENSVLSTSQGHPVHLEKERGQFRENLEIKMRDIEVNYGDGSCMNQFSDSEFSPSNSPTSHNSGMLGSNHAGINFAESSSISSSRSSSISSNGCFWGIMSEEDDEDRGDDGCLDDWEAVADALAATNKTQEHSPNSALVPPLLSKHGNTAQSSSNSEIATQEIDVSNANLERRGTGQTPQMNCRAWRADDVSRPRCLPHLSKQYSFPLKSERQFDCRRSVWDCKDVQQVPTSCPICYEDLDCTDSSFLPCQCGFRLCLFCHKRILEEDARCPGCRKHYDHKHVKGERAFDGGSLSYQLERSYSMITRS